The Acinonyx jubatus isolate Ajub_Pintada_27869175 chromosome D1, VMU_Ajub_asm_v1.0, whole genome shotgun sequence genome includes a window with the following:
- the LOC106976610 gene encoding LOW QUALITY PROTEIN: acireductone dioxygenase (The sequence of the model RefSeq protein was modified relative to this genomic sequence to represent the inferred CDS: inserted 3 bases in 3 codons; substituted 1 base at 1 genomic stop codon): protein MAQQFPTMKADSSNSSWHFKLSRIWLFLRCVLRPATVQASYVDMSADDPRLPHRSEPCGLVRLEHLRLLGVLYWKLDADKYENDRELEKIRKQGNYSWVDTITICKDKLTNYEEKIKMFXEKHRHLDDEIRYNXGTGYFDXDREDKWTLIFMEKGDMITLPAGIYHXFTLDENSYMKALRLFVREPVWPAISRLRGSTWNFWHRQGSGALGPRSPFALGNVLNVIPAENLS from the exons ATGGCCCAGCAGTTTCCAACTATGAAAGCAGATtc AAGCAACTCATCCTGGCATTTTAAGCTATCAAGGATTTGGCTCTTCCTTCGCTGCGTCCTCCGCCCGGCCACGGTGCAGGCCTCGTACGTGGACATGTCGGCCGACGACCCGAGGCTGCCCCACCGCAGCGAGCCCTGCGGCCTGGTTCGCCTGGAGCACCTGCGCCTGCTCGGGGTTCTTTACTGGAAGCTTGATGCTGACAAATACGAGAATGATCGGGAGTTAGAAAAGATCCGAAAACAGGGAAACTATTCCTGGGTGGACACAATAACCATATGCAAGGATAAACTAAcaaattatgaagaaaagatCAAGATGTTTTAGGAGAAGCACCGGCACCTGGACGACGAGATCCGCTACA TTGGCACCGGCTACTTTG GTGACAGAGAGGACAAGTGGACCCTCATCTTCATGGAAAAAGGAGACATGATCACCCTTCCCGCGGGGATCTATC GGTTCACTCTGGATGAAAACAGCTACATGAAAGCCTTGCGGCTGTTTGTGAGAGAACCGGTGTGGCCGGCCATTTCTAGGCTCCGGGGCAGCACATGGAATTTTTGGCACAGACAGGGTAGCGGCGCCCTGGGGCCTCGCTCACCCTTCGCCCTTGGGAATGTCCTGAACGTGATCCCGGCAGAGAACTTGTCGTAG
- the LOC128311908 gene encoding olfactory receptor 151-like — protein MVFEIPRAWSSSQPTAKGRIHQERAQDHPTEPKCSKPALPRSLRCRLSWAVLSHPHRAPNHRGMAAENHSTVTEFILRGLTNRPELQLPLFLLFLGIYLVTIIGNLGMFTLICLNAQLHTPMYYFLSNLSLVDLCYSSVITPKMLVNFVSEKNIISHAGCMSQLYFFVVFVVAECYMLTVMAYDRYVAIYTPLLYNVIMSPQVCSLLMAAAYAMAFIGATIDTGLMLKLSYCEFLVSHYFCDIVPLMKLSCSSTYHIEMTVFFLAGFNIIATSLTVLVSYVFILSSILHISTTQGRSKAFSTCSSHLAAVGMFYGSTAFMYLKPSTASSVAKENVASVFYTTVIPMLNPLIYSLRNKEVKAAVQKTLRRNFFRCKCHHSSSG, from the coding sequence ATGGTCTTTGAAATACCCAGAGCCTGGTCTTCCTCCCAGCCAACTGCCAAAGGGAGGATTCATCAGGAAAGAGCCCAGGATCACCCAACTGAACCCAAGTGCTCAAAACCAGCTTTGCCAAGAAGTCTAAGATGTAGGCTCTCATGGGCTGTTCTTTCCCATCCCCACAGGGCTCCCAATCACAGGGGAATGGCTGCCGAAAATCACTCTACAGTGACCGAGTTTATTCTCAGGGGATTGACAAATCGGCCAGAGCTCcagctccctctcttcctcctcttccttgggATCTACTTGGTCACCATCATAGGGAACCTGGGCATGTTCACGCTGATTTGTCTCAATGCTCAGcttcacacccccatgtactACTTCCTCAGCAATCTGTCCCTTGTGGATCTCTGCTACTCCTCTGTCATTACCCCGAAAATGCTGGTGAACTTTGTGTCAGAGAAGAACATCATCTCCCATGCGGGGTGCATGTCACAGCTCTACTTCTTCGTTGTGTTTGTCGTTGCAGAGTGTTACATGCTGACagtgatggcctatgaccgctatgtcGCCATCTATACCCCTTTGCTCTACAATGTCATCATGTCTCCTCAAGTGTGTTCCCTGCTGATGGCCGCGGCCTATGCCATGGCTTTCATTGGCGCAACAATAGACACTGGTCTGATGTTAAAACTGTCCTACTGTGAGTTCCTCGTCAGTCATTACTTCTGTGACATCGTGCCCCTCATGAAGCTCTCCTGCTCTAGCACCTATCATATTGAGATGACAGTGTTCTTTTTGGCTGGATTCAACATCATAGCCACCAGCTTAACAGTCCTTGTTTCCTACGTCttcatcctctccagcatcctccACATCAGCACCACACAGGGAAGGTCCAAAGCCTTCAGCACCTGCAGCTCTCACCTTGCAGCTGTGGGAATGTTCTATGGATCTACAGCATTCATGTACTTAAAACCCTCCACGGCCAGTTCTGTGGCCAAGGAGAATGTGGCCTCCGTGTTCTACACCACGGTGATCCCTATGCTGAACCCCCTGATCTACAGCTTGAGGAATAAGGAGGTAAAGGCTGCCGTGCAGAAAACACTGAGGAGAAACTTCTTCAGATGCAAATGTCATCATTCTTCCTCAGGTTGA